From the Ruania alkalisoli genome, one window contains:
- a CDS encoding glycosyl hydrolase family 28-related protein, which produces MEMDSTMLGRRKMFGVASAAALATAATVATASGASANPGNPVATGGHVVDTAVDDRAGIKALDHGTTTVVYLTEPGREGTFVWRDGDYSAHVAADPREGVYIASSSTPSSTGAWVRVHGDRLNIRWFGAAGDGVADDSPAVQGAFDLVKLLVGEGVFTGLVVYVPTGLYRMMSRAVLDFDNRPVDGVPGINLVGDGPVASYLVADESNADGLIQLSSNFNAEVWQVSSLSLLSALPADAATNNGIALEVSSALSPGEPGFGSHRRRSVRIENLYIGGYAEGLRDLAFDGNFEKGIYLANKWWPYVTDVYINGDGTRNVFNNLFGAQQPDPGDIPENPLNYELTGRSHAIHFKDCYSPIVTESYINGFYRFGIKIEGHDESVAPNDFEDFRVADCFIVGVDVGCEVWHSDEQEVRGLYEPGGAITTCHINAHTYGVRLRFHREVIVSNVYFYTPRGRGLANYSGNPSALFLDGADDITVVGCQFLEPGFYFDDDNATCGIRTAGRVTANVVACTFTHGGIGIRTDGVPEGCVTVSSSQFVGANPEEVWAPFTPSVDNAGILAEAYVERKGGIVAGAQHVVRSSATGAGSPVRSILRSTRPDFAETTNAVLGDWQVQGPNSTGSEVTASVIRTRMLDNAAGAERSGVDVFALVGGDQPERVGAFTATAEDAQTSLLLGIQVDGSLRVQRVQVGEPDTAGTGYRSLRVPN; this is translated from the coding sequence ATGGAGATGGACTCGACCATGCTTGGACGCCGGAAGATGTTCGGCGTCGCCAGTGCGGCCGCCCTGGCGACGGCGGCGACCGTGGCGACGGCATCCGGAGCCTCGGCCAACCCGGGCAATCCCGTCGCAACCGGTGGCCATGTCGTCGACACCGCCGTGGACGACCGGGCCGGGATCAAGGCCCTCGACCACGGCACCACCACCGTGGTCTACCTGACCGAGCCCGGCAGGGAGGGCACCTTCGTATGGCGGGACGGCGACTACTCCGCTCACGTCGCCGCCGACCCGCGGGAGGGTGTCTACATCGCCTCCAGCTCGACCCCGTCCAGCACCGGCGCCTGGGTGCGCGTGCACGGTGACCGGTTGAACATCCGCTGGTTCGGGGCCGCGGGGGATGGGGTCGCCGATGATTCCCCAGCCGTCCAGGGCGCGTTCGACCTCGTGAAGCTCCTGGTGGGAGAGGGGGTCTTCACCGGTCTCGTGGTGTACGTCCCCACCGGGCTCTACCGGATGATGAGCCGGGCCGTGCTGGACTTCGACAACCGGCCGGTGGACGGTGTGCCCGGTATCAACCTCGTCGGTGACGGTCCGGTGGCCTCGTACCTGGTGGCCGACGAGTCCAACGCCGACGGCCTGATCCAGCTGTCGTCCAACTTCAACGCCGAGGTCTGGCAGGTCTCCAGCCTCAGCCTGCTCTCGGCTCTGCCTGCCGATGCCGCGACGAACAACGGCATCGCCCTCGAGGTCAGCTCCGCCCTGAGCCCGGGCGAACCGGGCTTCGGGTCCCACCGGCGTCGTTCGGTTCGCATCGAGAACCTCTACATCGGCGGCTACGCCGAGGGCCTGCGCGACCTCGCCTTCGACGGCAACTTCGAGAAGGGTATCTACCTCGCGAACAAGTGGTGGCCCTACGTCACAGACGTTTACATCAATGGCGACGGTACGAGGAACGTCTTCAACAACCTCTTCGGTGCCCAGCAGCCCGATCCCGGCGACATCCCGGAGAACCCGCTCAACTACGAGCTCACCGGCCGGTCCCATGCGATCCACTTCAAGGACTGCTATAGCCCCATCGTCACCGAGTCCTACATCAACGGTTTCTACCGGTTCGGGATCAAGATCGAGGGACATGACGAGAGCGTCGCCCCCAACGACTTCGAGGACTTCCGGGTGGCCGACTGCTTCATCGTCGGCGTGGACGTCGGTTGCGAAGTCTGGCACAGCGACGAGCAGGAGGTGCGCGGCCTCTACGAGCCCGGCGGTGCGATCACCACCTGCCACATCAACGCCCACACCTACGGTGTCCGGCTGCGCTTCCATCGTGAGGTGATCGTCAGCAACGTCTACTTCTACACCCCGCGCGGGCGTGGCCTGGCGAACTACAGCGGCAACCCCTCCGCGCTGTTCCTGGACGGGGCCGACGACATCACCGTCGTCGGGTGCCAGTTCCTCGAACCGGGCTTCTACTTCGACGACGACAACGCGACGTGCGGGATCCGGACGGCTGGGCGCGTCACGGCCAACGTGGTGGCGTGCACGTTCACTCATGGCGGTATCGGCATCCGCACCGACGGTGTCCCGGAGGGCTGCGTGACAGTCAGTTCCTCCCAGTTCGTCGGCGCCAACCCGGAAGAGGTGTGGGCACCGTTCACGCCGAGCGTGGACAACGCCGGGATCCTCGCCGAGGCCTACGTCGAGCGCAAGGGCGGCATCGTGGCCGGTGCCCAGCACGTGGTGCGCTCCTCCGCGACCGGGGCAGGGAGCCCGGTCCGCTCCATCCTGCGCAGCACCCGGCCCGACTTCGCCGAGACCACCAACGCCGTGCTGGGCGACTGGCAGGTGCAGGGCCCGAACTCCACCGGCAGCGAGGTGACGGCGTCGGTGATCCGCACCCGGATGCTCGACAACGCCGCGGGTGCCGAACGCAGTGGCGTGGACGTCTTCGCCCTCGTCGGCGGCGATCAGCCGGAGCGGGTCGGCGCCTTCACAGCGACGGCGGAGGATGCCCAGACGAGTCTCCTGCTCGGGATCCAGGTTGACGGCTC
- a CDS encoding ABC transporter substrate-binding protein, with translation MEQTTVGGFPRRSFLALGGGALATTFLVSGCDMLEEEGGTGGESPTTAKGPEAPELAARVEAGELPPVEERLPSTPLTIEPVDRIGNYGGAWRTAFIRDAIPTAWAEFTIGCEFLVRFSPNTTDMTAAGVEANVAESFEFNDEGTEFTFHLREGLKWSDGEPFTADDIMFWYEDLFSNAELTPAPSAWLTAGGEPLVVEKTDELTVVFRFVEPNGLFLPNMARIGDMITRAPKHYLQQFHADHAEDIDAAVAEAGLSTWVELFESKGGVFGTRFNNPELPTLSAWVLDAGVNEDVTEIVAHRNPYYHKVDPEGSQLPYLDTVHYAVVAEADTLVLNAMNGEVDFHYPNISDPANKPVFAENRESGGYDFINTTRAQSTFPTIQLNLAHSDPVKREIFNNKDFRIGLSYAINRQEIIGAVFARQGEPYQVAPRPSSEFYDEEMATQYTEFDLDLANQHLDSAGYTERNGAGLRLGPDGNAISFDVEVPTTSSPMIDSLQFVKESWAEVGIEMTIKSEDHSLFIERQGGNQHDAAVFQSQGGLNAIIDPSGYFPFNQNSRWAIPWMTWYNSGGANGEEPPEAPKRQMELYDELLATADPEAQKDRMREILQIAKEEFYTIGISLWADGYGIVKNDFHNVPDGIVVGAYPNPVGTNPCQYFKD, from the coding sequence ATGGAACAGACCACAGTGGGCGGTTTCCCACGGCGCAGCTTTCTCGCGCTGGGAGGCGGTGCGTTGGCCACCACCTTCCTTGTGAGCGGGTGCGACATGCTGGAGGAAGAGGGCGGCACCGGTGGGGAGAGCCCCACCACGGCCAAGGGGCCCGAGGCTCCGGAGCTGGCGGCCAGGGTCGAGGCCGGTGAGCTGCCTCCGGTGGAGGAACGGCTCCCCAGTACGCCGCTGACGATCGAGCCGGTCGACCGCATCGGGAACTACGGTGGCGCCTGGCGCACCGCCTTTATCCGGGACGCGATCCCGACGGCGTGGGCCGAGTTCACGATCGGCTGCGAGTTCCTCGTCCGGTTCTCCCCGAACACCACGGACATGACGGCCGCCGGTGTCGAGGCGAACGTTGCCGAGTCCTTCGAGTTCAACGACGAAGGCACGGAGTTCACCTTCCACCTACGCGAGGGCCTCAAGTGGTCCGACGGTGAACCCTTCACTGCGGACGACATCATGTTCTGGTACGAGGATCTCTTCAGCAACGCCGAGCTCACCCCGGCCCCGTCCGCCTGGCTGACCGCAGGCGGTGAGCCCCTGGTGGTGGAGAAGACCGACGAGCTGACCGTGGTGTTCCGCTTCGTCGAGCCCAACGGACTGTTCCTGCCGAACATGGCACGGATCGGGGACATGATCACCCGCGCCCCCAAACATTACCTGCAGCAGTTCCACGCCGACCATGCCGAGGACATCGACGCTGCGGTCGCCGAGGCCGGTCTGAGCACCTGGGTGGAACTCTTCGAGTCCAAGGGAGGGGTCTTCGGGACCCGTTTCAACAACCCCGAGCTCCCGACGCTGTCGGCCTGGGTGCTCGACGCGGGAGTCAACGAGGACGTCACCGAGATCGTCGCCCATCGCAATCCCTACTATCACAAGGTCGACCCCGAGGGCAGTCAGCTGCCCTACCTGGACACGGTCCACTACGCCGTGGTGGCCGAGGCCGACACGCTCGTGCTGAACGCTATGAACGGCGAGGTCGACTTCCACTACCCGAACATCTCCGACCCGGCGAATAAGCCGGTCTTCGCCGAGAACCGGGAGTCGGGCGGGTACGACTTCATCAACACCACGCGCGCGCAGTCGACCTTCCCGACCATCCAGCTGAACCTCGCGCACAGCGATCCGGTGAAGCGGGAGATCTTCAACAACAAGGACTTCCGCATCGGCCTCTCCTACGCGATCAATCGCCAGGAGATCATCGGCGCGGTGTTCGCCCGCCAGGGGGAGCCGTACCAGGTGGCCCCCCGGCCGTCGTCGGAGTTCTACGACGAGGAGATGGCCACCCAGTACACGGAGTTCGATCTGGACCTTGCTAACCAGCACCTGGACAGCGCCGGGTACACCGAGCGCAACGGTGCCGGGCTGCGCCTCGGACCGGACGGCAACGCGATCTCCTTCGATGTCGAGGTCCCCACCACCAGCAGCCCGATGATCGACAGCCTGCAGTTCGTCAAGGAGAGCTGGGCCGAGGTCGGCATTGAGATGACGATCAAGAGCGAGGACCACTCGCTCTTCATCGAGCGGCAGGGCGGCAATCAGCACGATGCCGCGGTCTTCCAGTCCCAGGGCGGCCTGAACGCGATCATCGACCCGAGCGGGTACTTCCCGTTCAACCAGAACTCCCGCTGGGCGATCCCGTGGATGACCTGGTACAACTCGGGCGGCGCGAACGGCGAGGAGCCCCCGGAGGCGCCGAAGCGGCAGATGGAGCTCTACGACGAGCTGCTCGCCACCGCGGACCCGGAGGCCCAGAAGGACCGGATGCGTGAGATCCTCCAGATCGCCAAGGAGGAGTTCTACACGATCGGCATCAGCCTCTGGGCCGATGGCTACGGGATCGTCAAGAACGACTTCCACAACGTGCCGGACGGCATCGTGGTCGGCGCCTACCCGAACCCGGTCGGCACCAACCCCTGCCAGTACTTCAAGGACTGA